One Neisseria sicca genomic region harbors:
- the nadE gene encoding NAD(+) synthase, translating to MQTQAVIRHIADWLKNYVATAHAKGFVVGVSGGIDSAVVSAIAARTGLKVLLLEMPIRQKADQVSRAQEHIRRLEQAFPNVSGMSVDLTPTFDTFAADVEVDETEFPAKQLALANARSRLRMLTLYYYGQINGLLVTGTGNKIEDFGVGFFTKYGDGGVDISPIADLTKTQIYQIAAELDIAESIQKAAPTDGLWDTERTDEEQMGASYPELEWAMSVYGTRRPEDFEGRQREVLEIYTRLHKAMQHKVNPIPVCKIPEEMLK from the coding sequence ATGCAGACCCAAGCCGTTATCCGCCATATTGCCGACTGGCTGAAAAACTATGTCGCCACCGCACACGCCAAGGGGTTTGTCGTCGGGGTTTCCGGCGGTATCGATTCCGCGGTCGTTTCCGCCATCGCGGCACGGACGGGGTTGAAAGTCCTTCTGCTTGAAATGCCCATCCGCCAAAAAGCCGACCAAGTCAGCCGCGCGCAGGAGCATATCCGCCGATTGGAGCAGGCATTTCCCAACGTCAGCGGAATGAGTGTGGATTTGACGCCGACTTTCGATACCTTTGCCGCCGATGTCGAAGTCGATGAAACCGAGTTCCCCGCCAAACAGCTTGCGCTTGCCAACGCCCGCAGCCGCCTGCGGATGCTGACGCTTTATTATTACGGACAAATCAACGGTTTGCTGGTTACCGGTACGGGCAACAAAATCGAAGATTTCGGCGTGGGCTTCTTCACCAAATACGGCGACGGCGGCGTGGACATCAGCCCGATTGCCGATTTGACCAAAACGCAGATTTATCAAATTGCCGCCGAACTGGACATCGCCGAGTCCATCCAAAAAGCCGCGCCGACCGACGGGCTTTGGGATACGGAGCGCACGGACGAAGAACAGATGGGCGCGAGCTATCCCGAACTCGAATGGGCGATGAGCGTTTACGGTACGCGCCGCCCCGAAGATTTTGAAGGTAGGCAGCGGGAAGTCTTGGAAATCTACACCCGCCTGCACAAAGCCATGCAACACAAAGTCAATCCGATTCCCGTCTGCAAAATTCCCGAAGAGATGCTGAAATAA
- a CDS encoding assimilatory sulfite reductase (NADPH) flavoprotein subunit — protein MTPANPLPNELSAQLAALSPTQLAWLSGYCWAQSQGAAGSLGVSAAPAVAAPARRVLVLSASQTGNARGVAESLHAKLKNAGVEAVLSSAGDFKSKTLPDEDIVLLVTSTQGEGEPPEEALPLYKFVFGKKAPDLGKLTFAVLGLGDSSYPNFCQAGKDFDAKFAELGARRLNDLGICDLEFQSAADAWIEAVVPLVAEFAAQTAAASVATPAALQTTGTVYTKDKPYTATLSVRQKITSRSAEKDVEHIEIDLSGSGLHYQAGDALGVLPLNAPALVQEILDLHQLSGEEKIRLSDDLETDIRTALTESADITQNTPALVQQYAELSGSEELKTTAADKARLDAYLAATPPVGVFAAHPHPLDAQTLFQLFRPQTPRLYSIASAQDEVGEEVHLTVGVVRFEHHGNTYTGAASGYLGERLEEGGEVRVFVEPNPNFRLPANGDTPVIMIGAGTGIAPFRAFMQQRAANGDNGKNWLIFGNQRLADDFLYQLEWSDYRKDGILTRADLAWSRQGEHKVYVQHKIAEHAAEVWNWLQQGAHLYVCGDATRMARDVETALIDVIETQGKLSRDDAEDYLNEMREDKRYQRDVY, from the coding sequence ATGACTCCAGCCAACCCGCTTCCCAACGAACTTTCCGCACAACTCGCCGCCCTCTCGCCTACACAGCTCGCTTGGCTTTCCGGCTACTGCTGGGCGCAAAGTCAAGGGGCGGCAGGCAGTTTGGGGGTTTCCGCAGCCCCTGCCGTTGCAGCCCCCGCGCGACGCGTGTTGGTCTTATCCGCCTCGCAAACGGGCAATGCGCGCGGCGTTGCCGAATCTTTACACGCCAAACTCAAAAACGCCGGCGTAGAAGCCGTATTGAGCAGCGCGGGTGACTTCAAAAGCAAAACCCTGCCCGATGAAGACATCGTGTTATTGGTAACATCCACGCAAGGCGAGGGCGAACCGCCCGAAGAAGCCCTGCCGCTGTATAAATTCGTCTTCGGCAAAAAAGCCCCCGATTTGGGCAAACTCACTTTTGCCGTTTTAGGTTTGGGCGATTCTTCCTATCCCAATTTCTGCCAAGCGGGCAAAGACTTTGACGCCAAATTCGCCGAACTGGGCGCACGTCGTCTGAACGACTTGGGCATCTGCGATTTAGAGTTCCAAAGTGCCGCCGACGCGTGGATAGAAGCCGTCGTCCCCCTAGTTGCTGAGTTTGCCGCGCAAACCGCCGCAGCATCCGTTGCAACACCTGCCGCCCTTCAAACCACAGGCACTGTCTATACCAAAGACAAACCCTATACCGCCACCCTGTCCGTCCGCCAAAAAATCACGTCCCGCTCCGCCGAAAAAGACGTGGAGCACATCGAAATCGACCTGTCCGGCTCCGGACTGCACTATCAGGCAGGCGACGCATTGGGCGTACTCCCGCTCAACGCTCCCGCTTTGGTTCAAGAAATCCTTGATTTGCACCAATTAAGCGGCGAAGAAAAAATCCGCCTTTCAGACGACCTCGAAACCGACATCCGCACCGCCCTGACCGAGTCCGCCGACATCACGCAAAACACGCCGGCACTCGTGCAGCAATATGCCGAGTTGTCCGGCAGCGAAGAACTCAAAACCACAGCCGCCGACAAAGCCCGATTGGACGCCTACCTCGCCGCCACCCCGCCCGTCGGCGTCTTCGCCGCCCACCCCCATCCGCTGGACGCGCAAACCTTGTTCCAACTGTTCCGCCCCCAAACCCCACGCCTTTACTCCATCGCCTCCGCGCAAGACGAAGTCGGCGAAGAAGTCCACCTGACCGTCGGCGTCGTCCGCTTCGAACACCACGGCAACACCTACACCGGCGCAGCCTCAGGCTATCTGGGCGAACGCCTTGAAGAAGGCGGCGAAGTACGCGTCTTCGTCGAACCCAACCCCAATTTCCGCCTGCCCGCCAACGGCGACACCCCCGTCATCATGATAGGCGCAGGCACAGGCATCGCCCCCTTCCGCGCCTTCATGCAGCAACGCGCCGCCAATGGCGACAACGGCAAAAACTGGCTCATCTTCGGCAACCAACGCCTCGCCGACGACTTCCTGTACCAGCTTGAATGGAGCGATTACCGCAAAGACGGCATACTCACCCGTGCCGACTTGGCATGGAGCAGACAAGGCGAACACAAAGTCTATGTCCAACACAAAATCGCCGAACACGCCGCCGAAGTTTGGAACTGGCTGCAACAAGGCGCACACCTCTACGTCTGCGGCGACGCCACCCGCATGGCACGCGACGTAGAAACCGCCCTGATCGACGTCATCGAAACCCAAGGCAAACTCAGCCGCGACGATGCCGAAGACTATCTCAACGAAATGCGCGAAGACAAACGCTACCAACGCGACGTTTATTGA
- a CDS encoding site-specific recombinase, translated as MEKITHQNLHPLLSKSLTDTDFVLILNALIKFLRRGGKKQAAERFDLIIATLKQDEELAKNFSGRFYHWLSQVHIYPALIKLGIFSRHSFTREMGIRIYERFSPSYKDFANLREVFLYLFHSENDDKWLQTLSIRQWLSLYDLIRTSADPALLQNACRQLVDARLRAIEMLAIWIASEAIEPDLIRIAPRLLEADSPFVALQRETAKLVEHYRNDTTPYDTAHLEVMFDQCCSQIDYLRRKGTGAGSGSSVKVAHLLERLQQTVDRLKLLTDIQTDAGNRNRLTITLMNSLIYAAVEQYSTRHLRRSSIRMLARSITENKSHHGEHYITRNRKEYFKMFYSAAGGGVIIALMALHKIHIGTLGFSPFVTSLLSGLNYGLGFMLIHMLHCTVATKQPAMTAASFAEQVDLNEGGKAVDNKLAKLLIDVCRSQSVAVFGNVSIAILLACAISFGYAHLHQQPILDVHTTAYQFKSIDIINHPTLWYAAIAGLWLFCSGIIAGFFDNRADYLNLRQRLPFNPLLRKIMRPKPRRVLAAYIHKHYGSLVGNFIFGMLLGMTGYFGHLLGLPLDIRHVAFSSANLGYAAVSGNVGFGTFMLGICSVLAIGLVNLIVSFTLALFVALRSRGTKIGSVGNLCKSFWQQIKANPLILFFPVTPVQTKEPVKEQGEKH; from the coding sequence ATGGAAAAAATTACTCACCAAAATCTACATCCTCTACTTTCCAAAAGCCTGACCGATACCGATTTCGTCCTTATTCTCAATGCCTTAATCAAATTCCTGCGGCGCGGCGGCAAAAAACAGGCGGCAGAACGCTTCGACCTGATTATCGCCACGCTCAAACAAGACGAAGAACTCGCAAAAAATTTCAGCGGACGCTTCTACCACTGGCTCTCGCAAGTCCACATCTATCCCGCGCTGATCAAACTCGGTATCTTCTCGCGCCACAGCTTTACCCGCGAGATGGGCATACGCATCTACGAACGTTTCAGCCCGTCCTATAAGGACTTTGCCAACCTGCGCGAAGTGTTCCTCTACCTGTTCCACTCCGAAAACGACGACAAATGGCTGCAAACCCTCAGCATCCGCCAATGGTTGAGCCTGTACGACCTGATCCGCACCAGCGCCGATCCCGCCTTGCTGCAAAACGCCTGCCGCCAGTTGGTTGACGCCCGCCTGCGTGCCATCGAAATGCTGGCCATTTGGATTGCCTCCGAAGCCATCGAACCCGACCTCATCCGCATCGCCCCGCGCCTGCTCGAAGCCGATTCGCCCTTCGTCGCCCTTCAGCGCGAAACCGCCAAACTGGTCGAACACTACCGCAACGACACCACCCCTTACGACACCGCCCACCTTGAAGTCATGTTCGACCAATGTTGCAGCCAGATCGACTATCTGCGCCGAAAAGGGACGGGCGCAGGTTCAGGCTCGTCCGTCAAAGTCGCCCACCTGCTCGAACGGCTCCAGCAGACCGTAGATCGCCTGAAACTGCTCACCGACATCCAAACCGATGCCGGCAACCGCAACCGCCTGACCATTACCCTGATGAACTCCCTCATCTACGCCGCGGTCGAGCAATACAGTACCCGCCACCTGCGCCGCAGCAGCATACGCATGCTCGCCCGCAGCATTACCGAAAACAAAAGCCACCACGGCGAGCATTACATCACCCGCAACCGCAAAGAATATTTCAAAATGTTCTACTCCGCGGCAGGCGGCGGCGTCATCATCGCCCTGATGGCACTGCACAAAATCCACATCGGCACACTCGGCTTCAGCCCCTTCGTTACCTCCTTGCTGTCAGGGCTCAACTACGGCCTAGGCTTCATGCTCATCCATATGCTGCACTGCACCGTCGCCACCAAGCAGCCCGCCATGACCGCCGCCAGCTTCGCCGAACAGGTCGATCTCAACGAAGGTGGCAAAGCGGTGGACAACAAGCTCGCCAAGCTCCTTATCGACGTATGCCGCTCCCAAAGCGTCGCCGTCTTCGGCAACGTTTCCATCGCCATACTCTTGGCGTGCGCCATATCGTTCGGCTATGCCCATCTGCACCAACAGCCCATACTCGATGTCCACACCACCGCCTACCAGTTCAAATCCATAGACATCATCAATCATCCGACCCTATGGTATGCCGCTATTGCAGGCTTGTGGCTGTTCTGTTCTGGTATCATCGCAGGTTTCTTCGACAACCGCGCCGACTACCTCAACCTGCGCCAACGCCTGCCCTTCAACCCCTTGCTGCGCAAAATCATGCGCCCCAAACCCCGCCGCGTCCTCGCCGCCTACATTCACAAACACTACGGCTCGCTGGTCGGCAACTTCATCTTCGGTATGCTCTTGGGCATGACCGGCTACTTCGGACACCTCCTCGGCCTGCCGCTGGACATCCGCCATGTCGCCTTCTCCTCCGCCAACCTCGGCTATGCCGCCGTCAGCGGCAACGTCGGCTTTGGTACATTCATGCTCGGCATTTGCAGCGTCCTCGCCATCGGTTTGGTCAACCTCATCGTCAGCTTCACCCTCGCCCTCTTCGTCGCCCTGCGCTCGCGCGGCACGAAAATCGGCAGTGTCGGCAATTTGTGCAAAAGTTTCTGGCAGCAGATTAAAGCCAACCCGCTGATCTTGTTTTTCCCGGTTACGCCGGTTCAGACCAAAGAGCCGGTTAAAGAGCAGGGAGAAAAGCATTAA